The genomic stretch CTAGCAAAACCAACTACAACTCAGGAGTTTTATCTCAACATGGCTCCTCGTTAGGTGCTTTCAGGCGGTATACTTCCCAAGTGAGTCTCCCTTGTAACCTTTCTTTTACAAGTGTCCCTTGCAACTTTCTTGATAAATCCCCGATAGATATTCCCAACAACTTTTTACTTCCTCGATCTAGGTATCAGCACTCGGGTTGATGATGATCTTGTTATTGATCTAGGTATCAGCACTCATATTGATGATGTCTTGTTGTCGATCTAGGTATAAGCACTCGTGTTGATGATGATCTTTTTGTCAATCTAGGTATCATCACTCATGTTGATGACGATCTTGATGTCGATCTAGGTATCAGCATTCGTGTTGATGACGATCTTGTTGTCGATGATATTATTATCGATCTAGGAATTAACACTCATGTTGATGACGATCTTGTTGTTGATCTAGGTATTAACACTCGTGTTGATGTTGATCTTGTTTTCAATCTAGGTATCATCACTCATGTTGATGACGATCTTGATGTCGATCTAGGTATCAACGTTCGTGTACAATCTTGTTGTCGATCTAGGTATCAACACTTGTGTTAATGAGGATCTTGTTATCAATCTAGGTATTAGCATTCATGTTGGTGAATATCTTGTTGTCGACCTAGGTATCCGCACTCGTTTTGATGATGATCTTGTTATCGATCTAGGTATCAACACTTGTGTTAATGAGGATCTTGTTATCGATCTAGGTATTAGCATTCATGTTGGTGAATATCTTGTTGTCGACCTAGATATCCGCACTCGTTTTGATGATGATCTTGTTATCGATCTAGGTATCAACACTCATTTTGGTGACGATCTTATTGTCGATTTAAGTATCAACACCCGTGTTGGTGATGATCTTGTCGTCGATCTAGGTATTGGCACTCGTGTTGATGACGATCTTATTTTCGATCTAGTTATCAGCATTGGTGTTGGTGATGATTTTTTTGTCGATCTAGGTATCAACACTCGTGTTAATGACGATCTTGGTGTCGATCTAGGTATCAACACTCGTGTTAGTGACGATCTTGTTATCGATCTAGGTATCAACACTCGTGTTGATGACGATCTTATTGTTGATCTAGGTATTAAAACTCGTGTTGGTGACGATATTGTTGTCAATCTAAGTATCAACACTCATGTTGATGAAGATCATGTTGTCGATCTTGGTATCCTCACTCGTGTTGATGACAACCTTGTTGTCGATCTAGGTATTAACCACATGTTGATGACTATCTTGTTGTCTATCTAGGTATCAACACTCGTGTTGATGACGATATTATTGTCGATATAGGTACCAACACACATGTTGATGATGATCTTATTGTTGAACTAGGTATTAACACTCGTGTAGATGACCCCCTTGTTGTCGATCTAGGTATCAATACTCGTGTTGATGGAAATCTTGTTGTCTATCTAGGTATCAGCACTCGTTTTGAAGATGATCTTGGTGTCGGTCTAGGTATCAATACTCGTGTTAATGACGATCTTGTTGTCTATCTATGTATCAGCACTAGTGTTGATGACGATCTTCTTGTCGATCTAGGTATCAACTCTTGAGTTGATGACGATCAGTTTGACTTGATCTAAGCATTAACTCTCGAGTTGACGACGATCTTGTGTTCTATCCTAGTTTAAATGTTTTCCTAACCCCTCCACATTTCATTTCTGTATTTCGTAGGACAAAATTTGTGTCattttgtatttaattatctttGACCACTAATGTATGAAGATTGTTGTCATTCATACGCTCAGGTTAAAAGTAATTAAATATGGACAACTATCATATCCTTATTGTGTCCCAagttttttttcattttttccaTACAGTGTTTGTTTCAACAATTTAAtcatatgcatttttatcataaagTAATTGCTTATTATCTTTAATAATAATCATGAACATGTGCATTCATTTGATTTTTTCATCAAGTCTCTAGTTTTCACATAAtacaaaaacaaaataaaatgcattttaattcatttattcTCATGGTATTTCATGAATTTGCATCATCATATAACCATACATGATTCATTCATTTACATCATAATCAAAAGTCAATAAAAAGCCAAGACTTTGACACTAAAGGACAAAATTTGTGCACACTTCATTGGCCAAAACCTCATGTTTCCACACATCATAGAATTCAAGCCAAATGCATATTTACATCAGTAAATTTTCACTACATTGCAGATTtttcaaatccaaatgaaatTACAACAAATTACATTCAAATTCACTCACACTTTATGCATTTTCACATAATCCATATTCTATCCTTTAACCTAATTCCTAAGCCTATAAATCAATACCATTTCATCTacaaatgacacaaccatcataCACAAAACAGACGCAAAGCCTTGCACAGATAACTCTACAGGTTTCAAGTTTATTCATATTTAAGAAACTTTGAAAACTTGCACAAACAACCTCCCACCTTGAGCAATCTTCATCATTTTCCATTTAAGTGTTGCTTAGCATCATCACACTTTCCAAACACCTACAAATCAGGCTACAATTTGCTCAAATTCATTGAATCCACTTGAATTCGAATTTGAAAAGGTTGTCCAAAAAGGTTAGATAATGATCGAATGAGATAGAGGAGATCACAAGGAGCTCAAATATGTAAAGAAAAGCAAAAAACTCACCTCGTCGGAGCCTCATCAGAGTTTGGCCGGAAAATGCATATCTTGCTGGAAAGTTCATAGCGTTCTCCATGTTCTTCACTTAGGTAGCCTTCTATTCTCACCATTTTTGTTGACTTCTTGACATGTTTGAGTTTCTGCACCTCTCACGCATAATATCCCTAACTTAATTTCACGAAACCATGCTTAAGTGTGTAATTCTGAAAAATGAGGGGTTTTGAGTTCATGAACATCCATGAACCTTCATGAACCTAAACCCATATTTCTTGAATTTATACCTATTTCGATCAGAAAAGAATACCAATAGCATCGCAATTACATCATGAACATGTAACAATACTTATTTTTATCTGAAATTGTGAATTTCGGTCGGATCAGTGCCATTTTTATTGGCGGAGGCCAGCCGGATTTCGACTGTTTTAAGGATCAATCACGCGGTTTTGATCATGGAAACGTGTTTGTCTCGATTTGCAGATGAATTTCACTTATCCATTTACTAAAATTCATTGAGTTTTGCCCTTGTTCACGAGTTCGGTGGAGCTTTTTTTCCACTTGTTTTAGCATTAAGTTGCAGCGTGAGATTGGCGAAGATAAAGTCTCCTCACACCCATCTAGTTGCCTCACGCGCCCCAGAGCCTCTATTTTGGGCCTATTTTCTCTCTACACCCCTTCCACATCTCACTGCATCCCTGCGTTTgttattattgttttttttttgtcttttggGCTCAATCTACTCTTTTTTTATTACCCTTTCATGGTTTCCTACCCCtggttttaatttcttttttattctttattttattttattattcattcattttaatttaGCTTAATTAACTAATAAAATGAAAATAACAATCATATTAATAAAATCAAAAGCAgttaaaatcaatttttcaaaaataaaataaaaggtTCTTGATCAACATTAACAATTTTC from Lathyrus oleraceus cultivar Zhongwan6 chromosome 7, CAAS_Psat_ZW6_1.0, whole genome shotgun sequence encodes the following:
- the LOC127101755 gene encoding uncharacterized protein LOC127101755, translating into MAFVSQIEPSKIDEALGDDQWIISMQEELNQFERNQVWKLVSRPSGISTRVDDDLFVNLGIITHVDDDLDVDLGISIRVDDDLVVDDIIIDLGINTHVDDDLVVDLGINTRVDVDLVFNLGIITHVDDDLDVDLGISIHVGEYLVVDLGIRTRFDDDLVIDLGINTCVNEDLVIDLGISIHVGEYLVVDLDIRTRFDDDLVIDLGINTHFGDDLIVDLSINTRVGDDLVVDLGIGTRVDDDLIFDLVISIGVGDDFFVDLGINTRVNDDLGVDLGINTRVSDDLVIDLGINTRVDDDLIVDLGIKTRVGDDIVVNLSINTHVDEDHVVDLGILTRVDDNLVVDLGINTRVDDDIIVDIGTNTHVDDDLIVELGINTRVDDPLVVDLGINTRVDGNLVVYLGISTRFEDDLGVGLGINTRVNDDLVVYLCISTSVDDDLLVDLGINS